In the genome of Chloracidobacterium sp., the window GGGGATGCGGTGTTGGGGGCGCTGGGGTGGTACGAGAAGAACAGCGGTTGGCGGACGCATCCGGTGAGGCAGAAGCAACCGAACGGGTGGGGGTTGTACGACATGCACGGGAACGTGTGGGAGTGGTGCGCGGATTGGTATGACGAAAACTACTACAAGAAGAGCCCGGCGGCTGACCCGCGTGGTCCTGGGAGCGGGGAGTATCGTGTCCTGCGCGGCGGGGCGTGGAGCAGCAGCGCCAACCGCTGCCGCGCCGCCTACCGCTGCGGCAGCACGCCAACGAACCGGGACGACGCCCTCGGTTTGCGCGTGGCGGTCGGCGCGCCGTAAACCCCGTGTGANNNNNNNNCCCCTCGGGGGGGGACCCCCCCCCGGGTTTGGGGGGGGGGGGCGGGGCCCCCTAACCCCCGTTGGGTGTCACTTTTTTTTCTTTTCCCTTGAGCCG includes:
- a CDS encoding formylglycine-generating enzyme family protein, which translates into the protein GDAVLGALGWYEKNSGWRTHPVRQKQPNGWGLYDMHGNVWEWCADWYDENYYKKSPAADPRGPGSGEYRVLRGGAWSSSANRCRAAYRCGSTPTNRDDALGLRVAVGAP